From one Triticum urartu cultivar G1812 chromosome 3, Tu2.1, whole genome shotgun sequence genomic stretch:
- the LOC125543731 gene encoding cysteine proteinase inhibitor 12-like, translated as MRVAATRPASSAPVALLAALALLFLVGSASLAIGAMASHVLGGKSENPAAANSLETDGLARFAVDEHNKRENALLEFVRVVEAKEQTVAGTVHHLTLEALEAGRKKLYEAKVWVKPWLDFKELQEFRHTGDATSFTISDLGAKRGGHEPGWRDVPVHDPVVKDAASHAVKSIQQRSNSLLPYELVEIVRAKAEVVEDFAKFDILMKLKRGTKEEKMKAEVHKNLEGAFVLNQMQPEHDESSSQ; from the exons ATGCGCGTTGCTGCGACGCGGCCCGCCTCCTCCGCTCCCGTTGCCCTCCTCGCCGCTCTAGCCCTCCTCTTCCTCGTCGGCTCCGCCTCCCTCGCCATCGGAGCCATGGCCAGCCACGTCCTCGGCGGCAAGAGCGAGAACCCCGCCGCGGCCAACAGCCTCGAGACCGACGGCCTCGCCCGCTTCGCCGTCGACGAGCACAACAAGCGCGAG AACGCGCTGCTGGAGTTCGTGCGGGTCGTGGAGGCCAAGGAGCAGACGGTGGCCGGCACGGTGCATCACCTCACGCTCGAGGCGCTCGAGGCCGGCCGGAAGAAGCTGTACGAGGCCAAGGTCTGGGTCAAGCCGTGGCTCGACTTCAAGGAGCTGCAGGAGTTCCGCCACACCGGGGACGCCACCTCCTTCACCATCTCCGACCTCGGCGCCAAGAGAG GGGGACATGAGCCTGGATGGCGTGATGTGCCTGTGCATGATCCTGTAGTCAAAGATGCTGCAAGCCATGCTGTGAAATCAATCCAGCAGAGGTCGAATTCCCTTCTCCCATATGAACTTGTTGAAATCGTTCGCGCAAAGGCTGAG GTGGTTGAAGACTTCGCCAAGTTTGATATCCTCATGAAACTGAAGAGAGGGACCAAGGAGGAGAAAATGAAAGCCGAGGTGCATAAGAACCTCGAGGGAGCTTTTGTGCTGAACCAGATGCAGCCAGAGCATGACGAATCTAGCAGCCAGTGA